In a genomic window of Halobacterium zhouii:
- a CDS encoding amphi-Trp domain-containing protein: MPEEVLFKTEEPHSRSEIAETLVAAAEQIEAGTVQLESTDQSETVTVPEEPTFEVELERLTDSETGEQRYELEYELHWTE, translated from the coding sequence ATGCCCGAAGAAGTACTTTTCAAGACAGAGGAACCGCACTCCCGGTCGGAGATCGCCGAAACGCTCGTCGCTGCTGCCGAGCAGATCGAAGCAGGGACAGTCCAGCTAGAGAGTACGGATCAATCAGAGACTGTCACTGTTCCCGAGGAACCGACGTTCGAAGTCGAGCTCGAACGTCTCACCGACTCGGAAACCGGAGAACAACGATACGAGCTCGAATACGAGCTTCACTGGACGGAATAA
- a CDS encoding MFS transporter — protein MTNDELQFSSLYLTRFATSFGFMTVLTLLPDYIDALGATGVTIGLFITALELARTVGIVPLGWAGDRYSKRLLLVGALLVSAVAYLALARVTTISGFLAARFLQGLGLTGTGLLGLALVGELAPNDGRANLIGKYNAFRMAAGIAGTIGSGILFALTGFDILFGLLTVLLVVAAASIWLFVDSDETTITGFAFTDLALNRRIVTLTSFRAQYAVAVSLVRKWVPIFVGVSAAQGGLAYGTVVVGAVLATEKVTNMLCQPITGRFSDRQGRALFVFVGGGAYGLIALAFPFASTFDGLLRFSVPMAGEITGAVFVVLILNGLLGIADAFREPASMALFADEGKGEGIASSFGVRSLVWKPGSVLAPLAGGWVMGQFGIEWVFFVGGFAALSGVATFLGILSWEHGSRALRQW, from the coding sequence GTGACGAACGACGAGTTGCAGTTTTCTTCACTCTATCTGACTCGATTCGCCACCAGCTTCGGGTTCATGACGGTCTTGACGCTCTTGCCGGACTACATCGATGCGCTCGGGGCAACCGGCGTGACGATCGGCCTCTTCATCACCGCGCTCGAACTCGCCCGGACGGTTGGTATCGTTCCACTCGGCTGGGCGGGTGATCGGTATAGCAAGCGGCTGCTCCTCGTCGGCGCACTGCTCGTGAGTGCCGTGGCATATCTGGCCCTCGCCCGGGTCACGACCATCTCTGGGTTCCTCGCAGCACGGTTCCTCCAGGGACTCGGTCTCACAGGTACGGGACTGTTGGGGCTCGCCCTTGTGGGTGAACTCGCTCCGAACGACGGCCGTGCGAATCTCATCGGCAAGTACAACGCCTTTCGGATGGCCGCGGGTATCGCGGGGACGATCGGTTCCGGTATTCTCTTCGCACTCACCGGATTTGATATCCTATTTGGCCTGTTGACGGTCCTCTTGGTTGTCGCTGCTGCGAGTATCTGGCTGTTCGTCGACAGTGATGAAACCACGATTACCGGCTTCGCATTCACCGACCTCGCCCTGAATCGCCGGATCGTGACGCTCACCAGCTTTCGCGCTCAGTATGCCGTCGCTGTCTCCCTCGTTCGCAAGTGGGTGCCCATTTTCGTCGGCGTGTCGGCTGCCCAAGGCGGGCTTGCGTACGGTACTGTCGTTGTCGGTGCAGTCCTCGCAACCGAGAAGGTGACGAATATGCTCTGCCAGCCAATCACGGGGCGGTTTTCGGATCGGCAGGGTCGAGCGCTGTTCGTCTTCGTCGGCGGCGGCGCCTATGGGCTGATCGCGCTCGCGTTCCCGTTCGCGTCGACGTTCGACGGACTTCTCAGGTTTTCCGTTCCGATGGCAGGAGAAATTACTGGTGCCGTCTTCGTAGTCCTGATTCTGAATGGGTTGCTCGGTATCGCAGACGCATTCCGGGAACCTGCGAGTATGGCCCTATTCGCGGATGAGGGGAAAGGCGAGGGCATTGCGAGTAGCTTCGGCGTTCGCTCGCTCGTCTGGAAACCCGGAAGCGTCCTCGCCCCGCTTGCCGGTGGATGGGTGATGGGCCAGTTCGGTATCGAGTGGGTGTTCTTCGTCGGCGGATTCGCCGCGCTATCGGGCGTCGCAACGTTCCTTGGAATTCTCTCGTGGGAACACGGGTCACGCGCCCTTCGTCAGTGGTGA
- a CDS encoding cation:proton antiporter — protein MSSGTGLIPLVVTILGLGVAAQVLADRLEIPSVLFLILAGILVGPEGLDIVGLEAFGGPEPLSAIVGLSVAIIIFEGAFHLKLSKLRQTPREAFRLITLGAGIALLGTAVVVRLALGASWELSFLIGALLIATGPTVITPILEVVPVRDRVAAALETEGIVNDVTAAILAVAIFEVVVGSGTQLQLLVSSFISRLGTGLLVGILTAGILWYLLNHVDLSPSNAVRNSRLIVLIGAIATYGIAEGIASEAGIAAVATAGILLGNVDMPYEDEIAAFKGDITLIVLSFVFISLATLLSFEDLLSLGLGGVIVVVTVVAVVRPIAVLLCTYGNRFSFREQVFMSAVGPRGIIPASVATLFALELRSSNPDAATVLVGTVFLVILTTVVLQGGFARHIAQTLKVLPMRVIIVGAGRVGRGLAERLEDRGENVILIDKDQEQVEQARNLGFTVHHGDGADIDILRSAGAENAKIVAAATGDDDSNLLVAQLTNSNFDVDTVIARVNTPGNASAFEELGVRAIAADESIAQSMDNAIERPALSEWMTELGRTGDVQEIEVTAENLVGMQIGDLDTELPDGVLVALVSRDGESQIPEPDLTLRRGDHLTFVGRRDAVHEAIERCHPELHG, from the coding sequence GTGAGTTCCGGGACCGGTTTGATTCCCCTCGTCGTGACCATCTTAGGGCTGGGTGTCGCAGCCCAGGTGTTAGCCGACCGGCTGGAGATCCCGAGCGTGCTCTTTCTTATTCTCGCTGGAATTCTCGTCGGTCCTGAGGGTCTTGATATTGTTGGCCTCGAAGCCTTCGGTGGCCCCGAACCCCTCTCGGCCATCGTCGGTCTCTCGGTCGCGATCATCATTTTCGAGGGCGCATTCCATCTGAAGCTCTCGAAACTGCGACAGACCCCTCGCGAGGCGTTTCGACTGATCACTCTCGGTGCGGGTATTGCCCTTCTCGGCACGGCGGTAGTCGTCCGGCTGGCACTCGGTGCGTCGTGGGAGCTGTCTTTCCTCATCGGCGCGCTGCTCATTGCGACTGGGCCGACCGTTATCACGCCCATCCTGGAGGTCGTCCCGGTGCGAGACCGTGTGGCTGCAGCACTCGAGACTGAGGGGATCGTTAACGACGTTACAGCGGCGATTCTGGCGGTGGCGATCTTCGAGGTTGTCGTTGGGAGTGGGACACAGCTCCAGTTGCTGGTGTCCTCGTTTATTTCCCGGCTTGGGACCGGCCTCCTCGTCGGTATCTTGACGGCCGGCATCCTGTGGTATTTGCTCAATCACGTCGATCTCTCGCCGTCGAACGCCGTGCGGAATTCCCGGCTGATCGTTCTCATCGGGGCGATCGCGACGTATGGGATTGCCGAGGGAATCGCCTCCGAGGCGGGGATCGCAGCCGTCGCAACCGCGGGTATCCTCCTCGGCAACGTCGATATGCCCTACGAAGACGAGATTGCGGCGTTCAAGGGCGATATCACGTTGATCGTCCTGTCGTTCGTGTTTATCTCGCTCGCGACGCTCCTGTCGTTCGAGGATCTCTTGTCTCTCGGTCTCGGCGGAGTCATTGTTGTCGTTACCGTCGTGGCAGTGGTTCGTCCCATTGCTGTGTTGCTGTGTACCTATGGAAACCGATTCTCATTCCGCGAACAGGTGTTCATGAGTGCGGTCGGTCCGCGCGGCATCATCCCGGCGAGTGTCGCGACCCTGTTCGCGCTCGAACTCCGTTCTTCGAATCCCGATGCTGCCACGGTCCTTGTCGGGACGGTGTTTCTGGTCATTCTGACGACGGTCGTTCTGCAGGGCGGATTCGCACGGCACATCGCACAAACACTCAAGGTACTACCAATGCGCGTCATCATCGTAGGTGCCGGTCGCGTCGGTCGCGGCCTCGCCGAACGGTTGGAGGATCGTGGTGAAAACGTCATTCTCATCGACAAAGACCAGGAGCAGGTCGAACAGGCTCGTAATCTCGGCTTCACTGTTCACCATGGGGACGGCGCCGACATCGATATACTCCGGTCTGCAGGAGCTGAGAACGCGAAAATCGTTGCGGCAGCCACCGGTGACGACGATTCGAACTTGCTCGTCGCCCAGCTCACGAACTCGAACTTCGATGTCGATACCGTGATCGCCCGGGTAAATACGCCCGGGAACGCCTCGGCGTTCGAAGAACTGGGTGTCCGTGCGATCGCAGCTGACGAGTCGATCGCTCAGTCGATGGACAACGCGATCGAGCGACCGGCGCTTTCCGAATGGATGACCGAACTTGGCAGAACGGGCGACGTCCAGGAGATCGAGGTCACGGCAGAGAATCTAGTCGGTATGCAGATCGGTGACCTCGACACCGAACTCCCTGACGGGGTTCTCGTCGCCTTGGTGAGTCGCGACGGTGAGTCTCAAATCCCCGAGCCCGACCTCACCCTCCGTCGTGGAGATCATCTCACCTTTGTCGGGCGTCGAGATGCAGTTCACGAGGCGATCGAACGATGTCATCCCGAACTTCACGGATGA
- a CDS encoding 4a-hydroxytetrahydrobiopterin dehydratase → MASALADEACEACTSEDKPLTETEYSEYLAELDEDVWEVVDEHHLEGTYEFDDFRDALEFTYEVGELADEEWHHPNIHLQWGEVKIEMWTHKIDGLHKTDFVMAARMDRIHEEYAPE, encoded by the coding sequence ATGGCATCGGCACTGGCAGACGAAGCGTGTGAAGCGTGTACGTCAGAGGATAAGCCGCTCACCGAGACTGAATACTCGGAGTACCTTGCCGAACTCGACGAAGACGTGTGGGAAGTAGTAGACGAACACCACCTCGAAGGGACCTACGAGTTCGACGATTTTCGTGACGCACTCGAGTTTACCTACGAAGTCGGCGAACTCGCCGATGAAGAATGGCACCATCCAAATATCCACCTCCAGTGGGGAGAGGTGAAAATCGAGATGTGGACGCACAAGATCGACGGCCTCCACAAAACCGACTTCGTGATGGCGGCACGAATGGATCGAATCCACGAAGAGTACGCCCCTGAGTAA
- a CDS encoding YbhB/YbcL family Raf kinase inhibitor-like protein → MTDLILRSPAFEDGGRIPDRYGYTEENINPPLTIEGVPAESASLVLIVDSPNPRSSSKDVWNHWLVWDIPPTLEEIPEGWDPEQATEGQNDFGEHGYGGPNPTGQEQTYRFRLYALETTLGLPSVTEKEELVDAVVGNIIDKTRLEGTAAP, encoded by the coding sequence ATGACAGACCTGATCTTACGAAGTCCGGCGTTCGAGGATGGCGGTCGGATTCCGGATCGCTACGGCTATACGGAGGAGAACATCAACCCGCCACTGACAATCGAAGGTGTTCCAGCGGAGAGCGCTTCGCTGGTGTTGATCGTCGATAGCCCGAACCCCCGTTCCTCGAGCAAAGATGTCTGGAACCATTGGCTCGTGTGGGATATTCCGCCAACACTGGAAGAGATTCCTGAAGGGTGGGATCCCGAACAGGCGACAGAAGGTCAAAACGACTTTGGAGAACACGGATACGGTGGACCCAACCCGACCGGCCAGGAACAGACCTACCGCTTCCGTTTATACGCCCTAGAGACCACGCTCGGGCTCCCCTCTGTGACAGAAAAAGAGGAACTCGTAGATGCAGTTGTCGGGAATATCATCGATAAGACTCGGCTCGAGGGCACGGCTGCTCCATAG
- a CDS encoding YbhB/YbcL family Raf kinase inhibitor-like protein, whose translation MSTPLHGDVEQQGNLQLTSPAFDDGEPMPDSTGYVNENANPQLDISGVPAEADTLVLVLDDPDAQPVAGHTWDHWLAWDIDPDIGTIPEDWDAARAVEGYNDYVEQGYGGPSPPEGSHDYRFKLLALDSELEMPEETRKARLGSAIAMETEILAATQLVGTYEASQGTAF comes from the coding sequence ATGTCAACACCACTTCACGGAGATGTCGAACAGCAAGGCAATCTTCAACTGACGAGTCCTGCCTTCGATGACGGCGAGCCGATGCCTGATTCGACCGGCTACGTCAACGAGAACGCCAATCCACAGCTCGATATTAGCGGCGTTCCGGCTGAGGCTGATACTTTGGTGTTAGTGCTTGACGACCCCGATGCACAGCCCGTCGCCGGCCACACGTGGGACCACTGGTTGGCCTGGGACATCGACCCCGATATCGGAACGATTCCGGAGGATTGGGACGCTGCTCGCGCTGTCGAGGGTTACAACGACTACGTCGAACAGGGATACGGTGGACCCTCGCCGCCAGAGGGGAGTCACGACTACCGGTTCAAGCTCCTCGCGCTCGATTCCGAACTTGAGATGCCCGAGGAAACGCGGAAAGCACGGCTGGGGTCGGCGATCGCGATGGAGACTGAGATTCTCGCAGCGACGCAGCTAGTCGGCACCTACGAGGCGTCTCAGGGAACCGCCTTTTGA
- a CDS encoding ParA family protein, with product MTDTNTARITVANQKGGAGKTTDVIHTGGALAARGHDVLLVDIDYHGGLTCSLGYNDLYYDTDRTTLFDVLDFDQMESVNDIIVEHEEFDILPASEKLANNKNIQTLLEAPKSRERLEMTLDELDKDYDYIIVDTPPSLNVLTDNALVATGNVVIPVIPEKLNANSLQIFAKQLSSLEQAYGDINRLAIVCNRVEQNAEHRDTIEEIKSAYSLPVFEIPKRTDLSQSIGEGVSVFGFGKENKRVEDARDLFNEIADLFDGTFEKTAPEEVEA from the coding sequence ATGACCGACACCAATACCGCACGAATCACGGTGGCGAATCAGAAGGGAGGCGCGGGGAAGACAACCGACGTCATTCATACTGGCGGCGCACTCGCCGCCCGAGGTCACGACGTCCTCCTGGTCGACATCGACTACCACGGAGGGCTCACGTGCTCGCTTGGCTACAACGATCTGTACTACGATACCGACCGTACGACGCTGTTCGACGTCCTCGACTTCGACCAGATGGAGTCGGTGAACGACATCATCGTCGAGCACGAGGAATTCGACATCCTTCCCGCCAGCGAGAAGCTCGCGAACAACAAGAACATCCAGACGCTGCTTGAGGCGCCGAAGAGTCGCGAGCGGTTGGAGATGACTCTCGACGAGCTCGACAAGGACTACGACTACATCATTGTCGACACGCCGCCATCCCTGAACGTCCTCACCGACAACGCCCTGGTCGCGACCGGCAACGTCGTCATCCCCGTCATTCCCGAGAAGCTCAACGCCAACAGCCTCCAGATTTTCGCGAAGCAGCTGAGTTCCCTCGAACAGGCGTACGGAGACATCAATCGGCTCGCCATCGTCTGTAACCGTGTCGAGCAGAACGCCGAGCACCGCGACACCATCGAGGAGATCAAGTCGGCGTACTCCCTCCCGGTGTTCGAGATCCCGAAGCGGACCGACCTCTCTCAGTCGATTGGCGAGGGTGTGTCCGTCTTCGGCTTTGGCAAGGAGAACAAACGCGTCGAGGATGCACGCGACCTATTCAACGAGATCGCCGACCTGTTCGACGGGACATTCGAGAAGACTGCGCCTGAGGAGGTGGAAGCATGA
- a CDS encoding ribonuclease J: protein MEIEIATIGGYEEVGRQMTAVRAGDDIVVFDMGLNLSKVLIHDNLQTEKMHSLDLIDMGAIPDDRVMSDLEGDVQAIVPTHGHLDHIGAISKLAHRYDAPIVAAPFTLELVKEEIQDEGKFQVQNDLIEMDAGETMSIGNRCELEFVNVTHSIINAINPVLHTPEGAIVYGLDKRIDHTPVIGDPIDMKRFREIGREGEGVLCYIEDCTNANKKGRTPSEAVARSQLQDVMHSLEDYDGGIVATTFSSHIARVTSLVEFAEEIGRQPVLLGRSMEKYSGTAERIGAASFPDDLGMYGHRKSVDRAFKRIMNEGKENYLPVVTGHQGEPRAMLTRMGRGETPYELDDGDKVIFSARVIPEPTNEGQRYQSEKLLGMQGARIYDDVHVSGHLSQEGHYAMLDALQPQHVIPSHQDMQGYSGYVDLAAKQGYKLGRDLHVTSNGNILQLV, encoded by the coding sequence ATGGAAATCGAAATCGCAACTATTGGCGGCTACGAGGAAGTCGGCCGCCAGATGACAGCCGTCCGTGCCGGCGACGACATCGTCGTCTTCGACATGGGTCTCAACCTCTCAAAAGTACTGATTCACGACAACCTCCAGACGGAGAAAATGCATTCGCTCGACCTCATCGACATGGGTGCGATTCCCGATGATCGAGTGATGAGCGACCTCGAGGGCGACGTACAAGCGATTGTCCCGACGCACGGTCACCTCGATCACATCGGTGCAATCAGCAAACTGGCGCATCGCTACGACGCTCCGATCGTCGCCGCGCCGTTCACCCTCGAACTCGTCAAGGAAGAGATCCAAGACGAGGGGAAGTTCCAGGTCCAGAACGACCTCATTGAGATGGACGCCGGCGAGACAATGTCCATCGGCAACCGGTGTGAACTGGAGTTCGTCAACGTCACGCACTCCATCATCAACGCCATCAACCCAGTCCTCCACACCCCCGAAGGTGCCATCGTCTACGGGCTGGACAAGCGCATCGACCACACCCCCGTTATCGGTGACCCCATCGATATGAAGCGGTTCCGCGAAATCGGCCGCGAGGGTGAGGGCGTCCTCTGCTACATTGAGGACTGCACGAACGCGAACAAGAAGGGACGAACACCGAGTGAAGCCGTCGCCCGGAGCCAACTCCAGGACGTCATGCACAGTCTCGAAGACTACGACGGCGGGATCGTCGCGACGACGTTCTCCAGCCACATCGCTCGCGTCACGAGTCTGGTCGAATTCGCAGAAGAAATCGGTCGCCAGCCCGTCCTGCTCGGCCGGTCGATGGAGAAGTACTCGGGAACGGCCGAGCGCATCGGCGCTGCGAGCTTCCCCGACGACCTCGGCATGTACGGGCACCGGAAGTCCGTCGATCGGGCCTTCAAGCGCATCATGAACGAGGGCAAGGAGAACTACCTCCCGGTCGTAACGGGCCACCAAGGCGAGCCGCGCGCGATGCTCACGCGGATGGGACGCGGTGAGACGCCGTACGAACTCGACGATGGTGACAAGGTCATCTTCTCGGCGCGTGTGATTCCGGAGCCGACGAACGAGGGCCAGCGCTACCAGTCCGAGAAGCTCCTCGGGATGCAGGGCGCGCGTATCTACGACGACGTCCACGTCTCCGGCCATCTCTCGCAAGAGGGCCACTACGCGATGCTCGATGCCCTCCAGCCGCAACACGTCATCCCGTCGCACCAGGACATGCAGGGGTATTCTGGCTATGTCGACCTCGCCGCAAAGCAGGGCTACAAACTGGGACGTGACCTCCACGTCACCTCGAACGGGAACATCCTTCAGCTGGTCTAA
- a CDS encoding mandelate racemase/muconate lactonizing enzyme family protein gives MRVTDVETFVVDADWRNWFFVQVKTDEGITGVGEALSGEGLTAALEATAEAHKHYVIGEDPLNRKQINRKLRRYPFAWRAGKLINAVAAAIDIALWDIAGKHYGEPVWKLLGGKVHDEIPVYANGWHIGDRTPENYAHHAEKAVEEQGYPALKCDPFAHYEHSLTDAQLDEVADLLDAVREAVGWDVGIALDCHGRFTRRGAIEVADALEEYDIMFLEEPVELEDREVMADVTQHVNMPVATGERIYNNETMEDLVRKQACDIIQPDVTNYGSLREVQHAAAMADARYMTIAPHNPNAGVSTAASVHLCAGLENLEVLEHMSRDVEWGDEIIEHGYTVEDGVIEVPDEPGLGVTFHPDAAREYPGEPKDSHSLFDKEGALKRP, from the coding sequence ATGCGAGTAACTGACGTCGAGACGTTCGTCGTCGACGCCGACTGGCGGAACTGGTTCTTTGTCCAGGTCAAGACAGACGAAGGTATCACCGGTGTCGGTGAGGCACTCAGTGGTGAAGGACTGACCGCAGCCCTCGAAGCCACCGCAGAAGCACACAAGCACTACGTGATCGGCGAGGACCCGCTGAATCGGAAACAAATCAATCGAAAGCTCCGACGCTATCCCTTCGCGTGGCGAGCCGGGAAGCTCATCAACGCGGTCGCTGCGGCGATCGACATCGCACTCTGGGATATCGCCGGCAAGCACTACGGCGAACCGGTCTGGAAACTTCTTGGCGGCAAGGTTCACGACGAGATCCCCGTCTACGCGAACGGCTGGCACATCGGCGACCGCACGCCAGAGAACTACGCCCATCACGCCGAGAAGGCGGTTGAAGAGCAAGGCTATCCGGCGCTGAAATGTGACCCGTTCGCCCACTATGAACACTCGTTAACTGACGCGCAGCTCGACGAAGTTGCGGACCTCCTCGACGCCGTTCGCGAGGCAGTTGGCTGGGACGTCGGCATCGCCCTCGACTGTCACGGTCGGTTTACCCGGCGTGGGGCGATCGAGGTTGCAGACGCCCTCGAAGAATACGACATCATGTTCCTCGAAGAGCCGGTCGAACTCGAGGACCGTGAAGTGATGGCTGACGTCACCCAGCACGTCAATATGCCCGTCGCCACCGGCGAGCGCATCTACAATAACGAGACGATGGAAGATCTCGTCCGGAAACAGGCCTGCGACATCATCCAGCCGGACGTGACAAACTACGGAAGCCTCCGAGAAGTCCAGCACGCCGCCGCGATGGCGGACGCTCGATACATGACGATCGCACCGCACAACCCGAACGCCGGCGTCAGTACGGCTGCGTCAGTCCATCTGTGTGCCGGACTCGAAAATCTCGAAGTCCTCGAACATATGAGTCGAGACGTCGAGTGGGGTGACGAAATCATCGAACACGGGTACACCGTGGAAGATGGGGTTATCGAGGTGCCAGATGAACCGGGACTCGGTGTCACATTCCATCCGGACGCGGCTCGTGAGTATCCCGGAGAGCCAAAGGATAGTCACAGCCTCTTCGACAAGGAAGGCGCACTCAAACGTCCATAG
- a CDS encoding phage integrase SAM-like domain-containing protein produces MPDRALSTPLDDSFERYLQDKGKGRGGDGGNYRRNAARELERFAEWAAGDRGADDWTGIVPDDVDREPTFDDLDERVFREYARHLGGDRGLKQNTVQTYYRYISAWCGWCVNEGYLEAHYAQRASAMAPLPEDDGRKPGDQQAWTSEQRHALTRHVDERARDAVEAYTTLPEDTDPLDKQRARYAALKAARDRALVFVLAYTAVRVGELLRDPNDPRRRGVRWEDLSLDDGSMDVYRKKQQWDAASLPDPVISPLRSYRQLMNPLTERWPVFPTFDQRTLAELVSEELAERGERPDAIDERREVYARDLLLALDEDIRPPSITTDGARLILQRFSEAAEIDIAHPKHDYLAPHGGRRGMGEVLVRAFGYTVAARYLDNSEEMVRERYSHIEAGELGDVATEALEEIDL; encoded by the coding sequence ATGCCTGATCGGGCGCTTTCGACACCGCTCGACGACAGCTTCGAGCGCTACCTCCAGGACAAAGGGAAAGGCCGCGGTGGGGACGGCGGGAACTATCGACGTAACGCAGCCCGCGAACTCGAGCGGTTCGCTGAGTGGGCCGCCGGCGACCGCGGCGCCGACGACTGGACCGGGATTGTCCCCGACGACGTCGACCGTGAGCCGACCTTCGACGATCTCGACGAACGCGTGTTTCGGGAGTACGCCCGGCATCTTGGTGGCGACCGGGGACTCAAGCAGAACACGGTACAAACCTATTACCGCTATATCTCTGCCTGGTGCGGGTGGTGTGTCAACGAGGGGTATCTGGAAGCGCATTACGCGCAGCGGGCGAGTGCGATGGCGCCGTTACCGGAGGACGACGGCCGAAAGCCCGGTGACCAACAGGCCTGGACGTCCGAACAGCGCCACGCCCTCACCCGCCACGTCGACGAACGGGCTCGCGACGCCGTCGAGGCGTACACGACACTCCCGGAGGATACTGACCCCCTCGACAAACAGCGAGCGCGCTATGCGGCGCTGAAGGCGGCTCGTGACCGGGCGCTGGTGTTCGTACTCGCGTACACCGCCGTTCGGGTGGGGGAACTCCTTCGGGACCCAAACGACCCACGCCGGCGCGGCGTCCGCTGGGAGGACCTCTCCCTTGACGACGGGAGTATGGACGTCTACCGGAAGAAACAGCAGTGGGACGCCGCGAGTCTCCCCGATCCAGTGATTTCTCCGCTGCGAAGTTATCGCCAGCTGATGAACCCACTGACGGAGCGGTGGCCGGTGTTTCCGACGTTCGACCAACGGACGCTCGCGGAGCTCGTCTCGGAAGAGCTAGCCGAACGAGGAGAACGCCCGGATGCAATCGACGAGCGGCGTGAGGTGTACGCTCGGGACCTCCTGCTGGCGCTCGATGAGGACATTCGGCCGCCGTCAATCACGACGGACGGCGCACGGTTGATTCTCCAACGGTTCTCGGAGGCCGCCGAAATCGACATCGCCCATCCGAAACACGACTATCTTGCACCTCATGGGGGGCGCCGCGGGATGGGTGAGGTGCTCGTCCGGGCTTTCGGATACACTGTAGCAGCCCGTTACCTCGACAACTCGGAGGAGATGGTTCGGGAGCGGTACTCGCATATTGAAGCTGGTGAGCTCGGAGACGTAGCTACTGAAGCCCTCGAAGAAATTGATTTGTGA
- the gfcR gene encoding transcriptional regulator GfcR produces MKNVDDLISNAASLANRGVSKGEIADELNVSRETASWLVERSKSTTRDTQSVDTKKPHDIHVDWNAIGRDSTRLTYIGNAMANMLPNQHQEPALTVGIEKAGTPLATVVAQTLDTGLATYTPRKHQWENGDIEGLEGSFSRNFSSVHGYDCHIVDDTITSGTTLRETIEAITDTGGNPVAAAVLIDKQGVEDIDGVPIYSLIDVLSVNA; encoded by the coding sequence ATGAAGAATGTTGATGATCTCATTTCGAATGCTGCTTCCTTAGCCAATCGAGGGGTGTCAAAGGGCGAAATCGCAGACGAGCTGAACGTCTCTCGTGAAACTGCCAGCTGGTTGGTCGAACGGAGTAAATCGACGACCCGAGATACTCAATCGGTAGACACAAAGAAACCTCACGATATTCATGTAGATTGGAATGCCATCGGGCGTGATAGTACACGGTTAACGTATATTGGAAACGCGATGGCTAATATGCTCCCAAACCAACATCAAGAACCAGCACTCACGGTCGGTATTGAGAAAGCCGGGACACCGCTCGCAACCGTCGTGGCCCAAACACTCGACACTGGTCTCGCTACGTACACGCCACGCAAACATCAATGGGAGAACGGTGATATCGAGGGTCTCGAGGGTAGTTTCTCGCGGAATTTTTCCAGTGTCCATGGATACGATTGCCATATCGTTGATGACACGATTACTAGTGGAACGACGTTACGCGAAACTATTGAGGCGATAACCGATACAGGGGGAAACCCAGTCGCTGCAGCTGTACTGATCGATAAACAGGGAGTCGAGGATATCGATGGTGTTCCAATATATTCCCTCATTGATGTTCTATCCGTTAATGCATAA
- the hisI gene encoding phosphoribosyl-AMP cyclohydrolase gives MQDERLDVELDFGENGLIPAIAQDAETGDVLMLAYVSPEALAETQNTGLAHYYSRSRDELWQKGGSSGHVQQVKEIRVDCDGDALLYRIDQEGGACHTGYRSCFYRTIEGETVGEKVFEPDEVYDSGCVGVK, from the coding sequence ATGCAAGATGAACGTCTCGATGTGGAACTCGACTTCGGCGAAAATGGTCTGATTCCCGCGATTGCACAGGACGCCGAGACCGGTGACGTGCTGATGCTCGCGTACGTGTCCCCGGAGGCGCTCGCCGAAACCCAGAACACGGGGCTTGCTCACTACTACTCTCGGAGTCGCGACGAACTCTGGCAGAAAGGCGGCTCCAGTGGACACGTCCAACAGGTAAAGGAAATCCGCGTCGACTGTGATGGTGATGCGCTTCTCTATCGAATCGACCAAGAAGGTGGGGCGTGTCACACGGGCTATCGCTCCTGCTTCTATCGAACGATCGAAGGCGAGACCGTCGGCGAGAAAGTCTTTGAACCGGACGAGGTCTACGATAGCGGTTGTGTCGGCGTGAAATAG